A single Streptomyces sp. 2114.4 DNA region contains:
- a CDS encoding long-chain fatty acid--CoA ligase produces the protein MREFSLPALYEVPADGNLTDLIRRNAAQHPDVAVMGRKVNGGWQDVTAATFLAEVRAAAKGLIASGVRPGDRVGLMSRTRYEWTLLDFAIWSAGAVTVPVYETSSAEQIQWILGDSGAVACLVESPTHEATVESVRDRLPELENIWQIERDAIARLRAAGAGVSDEEVDARSALADADSPATIVYTSGTTGRPKGCVLSHRSFFAECGNIVERLRPLFRTGDSSVLLFLPIAHVFGRLVQVAAVMAPIKLGHAPDIKNLTDDLASFRPTLVLGVPRVFEKVYNSARAKAQADGKGKIFDKAADIAIAYSRALDTPQGPALGLKLKYKVFDRLVFSKLRAVLGGRATHAISGGAPLGERLGHFYRGIGFTALEGYGLTESCAATAFNPWDRQKIGTVGQPLPGSVVRIADDGEVLLHGEHLFTEYWNNPSATKEALSDGWFHTGDLGTLDEDGYLAITGRKKEILVTAGGKNVAPAVIEDRIRAHALIAECMVVGDGRPFIGALVTLDEEFLPRWAEEHGHPADVTPSQISGDPELLAAVQRAVDDGNAAVSKAESVRKFRILPTQFTEESGHVTPSLKLKRNVVAKDFAEDIEALYRA, from the coding sequence TTGCGCGAGTTCAGCCTTCCGGCCCTGTACGAGGTCCCCGCGGACGGCAATCTGACGGATCTCATCCGCCGAAATGCCGCGCAGCACCCGGATGTTGCCGTCATGGGACGCAAGGTGAACGGCGGGTGGCAGGACGTCACCGCCGCCACCTTCCTCGCCGAGGTCCGCGCCGCTGCCAAAGGTCTGATCGCTTCGGGCGTGCGGCCCGGCGACCGGGTCGGCCTGATGTCGCGCACCCGCTACGAGTGGACGCTGCTGGACTTCGCCATCTGGAGCGCGGGAGCCGTCACCGTCCCCGTGTACGAGACCAGTTCGGCCGAACAGATCCAGTGGATCCTCGGCGACTCCGGCGCGGTGGCCTGCCTGGTGGAGTCCCCCACCCACGAGGCGACCGTCGAATCGGTCCGCGACCGGCTGCCGGAGCTGGAGAACATCTGGCAGATCGAGCGGGACGCCATCGCGCGGCTGCGGGCCGCGGGCGCCGGCGTCTCCGATGAGGAGGTGGACGCGCGCAGCGCGCTCGCCGACGCGGACTCGCCGGCCACCATCGTCTACACCTCCGGCACCACCGGCCGCCCCAAGGGCTGTGTGCTCAGCCACCGCAGCTTCTTCGCCGAGTGCGGCAACATCGTCGAACGGCTGCGGCCGCTGTTCCGCACCGGCGACTCCTCGGTGCTGCTCTTCCTCCCCATCGCGCACGTCTTCGGCCGGCTGGTGCAGGTCGCCGCGGTGATGGCGCCCATCAAGCTGGGCCACGCTCCCGACATCAAGAACCTCACCGACGACCTCGCCTCGTTCCGGCCGACGCTGGTCCTGGGCGTGCCCCGGGTCTTCGAGAAGGTCTACAACTCGGCGCGGGCCAAGGCGCAGGCCGACGGCAAGGGCAAGATCTTCGACAAGGCGGCGGACATCGCCATCGCCTACAGCCGCGCGCTGGACACCCCCCAGGGCCCGGCGCTCGGGCTGAAGCTGAAGTACAAGGTCTTCGACCGGCTGGTCTTCAGCAAGCTGCGCGCCGTCCTCGGCGGCCGCGCCACCCACGCCATCTCCGGCGGCGCCCCGCTCGGTGAACGCCTCGGCCACTTCTACCGCGGCATCGGCTTCACCGCCCTCGAGGGCTACGGCCTGACGGAGTCCTGTGCGGCGACCGCCTTCAACCCCTGGGACCGGCAGAAGATCGGCACCGTGGGCCAGCCACTGCCCGGTTCGGTGGTACGGATCGCCGACGACGGCGAGGTGCTGCTGCACGGCGAGCACCTGTTCACCGAGTACTGGAACAACCCGTCGGCCACCAAGGAGGCGCTGTCCGACGGCTGGTTCCACACCGGCGACCTCGGCACCCTCGACGAGGACGGCTACCTCGCCATCACCGGCCGCAAGAAGGAAATCCTGGTCACCGCGGGCGGCAAGAACGTCGCCCCCGCCGTGATCGAGGACCGTATCCGGGCGCACGCCCTGATCGCCGAGTGCATGGTCGTTGGCGACGGCCGGCCGTTCATCGGCGCACTGGTCACCCTCGACGAGGAGTTCCTGCCCCGCTGGGCCGAGGAGCACGGCCACCCCGCCGATGTGACGCCGTCTCAGATCTCCGGGGACCCGGAGCTGCTGGCCGCCGTCCAGCGCGCCGTCGACGACGGCAACGCGGCCGTCTCCAAGGCCGAGTCCGTGCGCAAGTTCCGTATCCTGCCGACCCAGTTCACCGAGGAGTCGGGCCATGTCACGCCTTCGCTGAAGCTCAAGCGGAACGTGGTGGCCAAGGACTTCGCGGAGGACATCGAGGCGCTTTACCGGGCGTAG
- a CDS encoding glycosyltransferase family 4 protein has translation MHKTLIVTNDFPPRPGGIQAFLHSMALRLDPSQVVVYASTWKRGAEGLAATAAFDAEQPFPVVRDRTTMLLPTPRVTRRATGLLREHGCSSVWFGAAAPLGLMAPALRSAGARRIVATTHGHEAGWAQLPAARQLLRRIGEGTDTLTYLGEYTRSRIAGALTPQAARRMVQLPPGVDEKTFHPGSGGDAVRAALGLTGRPVVVCVSRLVPRKGQDTLIEAMPAVLSAVPDAVLLIVGGGPYEKELHALAREKGVGDAVRFTGPVPWEELPAHFGAGDVFAMPCRTRRGGLDVEGLGIVYLEASATGLPVVAGDSGGAPDAVLDGETGWVVPGGSPAPTADRLVTLLQDPDLRRTMGARGRAWVEEKWRWDLLAERLKELL, from the coding sequence GTGCACAAGACCTTGATCGTCACGAACGACTTCCCGCCCCGGCCCGGCGGCATCCAGGCCTTCCTGCACAGCATGGCGCTGCGTCTGGACCCCTCCCAGGTCGTCGTCTACGCCTCGACCTGGAAGCGCGGCGCCGAGGGCCTTGCGGCCACCGCCGCCTTCGACGCCGAGCAGCCGTTCCCGGTGGTGCGCGACCGTACGACGATGCTGCTGCCCACCCCGCGGGTGACCCGCCGGGCCACCGGGCTGCTGCGCGAACACGGCTGTTCCTCGGTGTGGTTCGGCGCGGCGGCGCCGCTCGGGCTGATGGCGCCGGCGCTCCGCTCGGCCGGTGCCCGCCGCATCGTGGCCACCACGCACGGCCACGAGGCGGGCTGGGCGCAGCTGCCGGCCGCCCGGCAGCTGCTGCGCCGGATCGGCGAGGGCACCGACACGCTCACCTACCTCGGCGAGTACACCCGCTCGCGCATCGCCGGTGCGCTCACCCCGCAGGCCGCGCGGCGGATGGTCCAACTCCCGCCCGGCGTGGACGAGAAGACCTTCCACCCCGGCTCGGGAGGCGACGCCGTACGGGCCGCACTCGGGCTCACCGGCCGGCCGGTGGTGGTCTGCGTCTCGCGGCTCGTCCCGCGCAAGGGCCAGGACACCCTGATCGAGGCGATGCCTGCGGTCCTCTCCGCGGTGCCCGATGCCGTCCTGCTGATCGTCGGCGGCGGCCCGTACGAGAAGGAACTGCACGCGCTGGCCCGGGAGAAGGGCGTCGGGGACGCGGTGCGCTTCACCGGCCCCGTCCCCTGGGAGGAGCTGCCGGCCCACTTCGGCGCCGGCGACGTCTTCGCGATGCCCTGCCGCACCCGCCGCGGCGGGCTGGACGTCGAGGGCCTGGGCATCGTCTACCTGGAGGCCTCCGCCACCGGACTCCCCGTGGTGGCGGGCGACTCGGGCGGCGCCCCCGACGCCGTCCTGGACGGCGAGACGGGCTGGGTCGTCCCCGGCGGCTCCCCGGCCCCCACCGCGGACCGCCTCGTCACCCTGCTCCAGGACCCGGACCTGCGCCGCACCATGGGCGCACGCGGCCGCGCCTGGGTGGAGGAGAAGTGGCGCTGGGACCTGCTGGCGGAACGGCTGAAGGAACTGCTCTAG
- a CDS encoding glycosyltransferase family 87 protein, giving the protein MSSISRARGVWLPVAAWTVTRAVILLCVLRVLVLPGPDVSTDVSVIYQNWSEVLKTGTFPLADVTWQYPPAAALAILSPGLLPFLDYVPAFYTLILLTDAAALVLFLRAGRRPGHRPAGAWVWIAGVALLGPTAYARYDLMVTAVAVAALFAAARRPRVAGALVAFGALLKVWPVLLLTGAAVRGRRARALWWSAAGTAAGLTLCFVAAAPGALAFLTFQRDRGTEVESLGALVFHIARQYGWDGQVLLHYGSLEFLGPGVPLVSTVALTLSLAAVGWLFLWRLRAGEPGPTTLCDAAFTATLLFTTTSRVISPQYMLWLVGLAAVCVTVRAGRQTLPAVLVLLATGLTQLEFPVWFAHIVASDLPAVVLLAVRNGLLVAASLLACRRLWVATRDGGAGRTAPPDVVRARRPAGETTAAPPRLTGSAQRTQTPADGSPAPGR; this is encoded by the coding sequence ATGAGCAGCATCAGCAGAGCGCGCGGGGTGTGGCTCCCGGTCGCGGCCTGGACCGTGACCCGGGCCGTGATCCTGCTCTGCGTCCTGAGGGTGCTGGTGCTGCCGGGGCCGGATGTCTCCACCGATGTCTCGGTGATCTATCAGAACTGGTCCGAGGTCCTGAAGACCGGCACCTTCCCGCTGGCCGATGTGACCTGGCAGTACCCGCCGGCCGCGGCGCTGGCGATCCTCTCCCCCGGTCTGCTGCCGTTCCTGGACTACGTCCCCGCGTTCTACACCCTGATCCTGCTCACGGACGCGGCGGCGCTGGTGCTCTTCCTGCGGGCCGGCCGGCGCCCCGGCCACCGCCCGGCGGGGGCCTGGGTGTGGATCGCGGGCGTGGCGCTGCTGGGACCGACCGCCTACGCCCGCTACGACCTGATGGTCACCGCCGTCGCCGTCGCCGCGCTGTTCGCGGCCGCCCGCCGGCCACGGGTGGCGGGCGCCCTGGTCGCCTTCGGTGCGCTGCTGAAGGTCTGGCCGGTGCTGCTGCTGACGGGGGCGGCGGTGCGCGGGCGCCGGGCCCGCGCCCTGTGGTGGAGCGCGGCCGGCACCGCGGCCGGACTGACCCTGTGCTTCGTGGCCGCCGCACCGGGCGCGCTGGCCTTCCTCACCTTCCAGCGCGACCGCGGGACGGAGGTCGAATCGCTCGGCGCGCTGGTCTTCCACATCGCCCGGCAGTACGGGTGGGACGGGCAGGTGCTGCTGCATTACGGCTCGCTGGAATTCCTCGGGCCGGGCGTCCCGCTCGTCAGCACCGTGGCACTCACCCTGAGCCTCGCCGCCGTGGGCTGGCTGTTCCTGTGGCGGCTGCGCGCCGGGGAGCCGGGCCCCACGACTCTGTGCGACGCCGCCTTCACCGCCACCCTGCTGTTCACGACCACCAGCCGCGTGATCAGCCCGCAGTACATGCTCTGGCTGGTGGGGCTCGCCGCGGTGTGTGTGACGGTCCGGGCGGGCCGGCAGACGCTGCCGGCCGTGCTGGTCCTGCTGGCCACCGGGCTCACCCAGCTGGAGTTCCCCGTCTGGTTCGCGCACATCGTGGCGAGCGATCTGCCGGCCGTGGTGCTGCTGGCCGTGCGCAACGGTCTGCTGGTCGCCGCGTCGCTGCTCGCCTGCCGCCGGCTGTGGGTCGCGACGCGGGACGGCGGGGCCGGGCGTACGGCGCCGCCGGACGTGGTGCGCGCACGCCGGCCGGCCGGCGAGACCACCGCCGCTCCCCCACGGCTCACGGGCTCCGCGCAGCGGACGCAGACCCCGGCGGACGGATCGCCGGCACCGGGACGCTGA
- a CDS encoding NlpC/P60 family protein encodes MASHRRTSQQGRTTLASVTVVSAALTAAAAGLSAPQAVADPAGRTAARDAAASRVDRLYEQAERATEKFNGADARTKKLRRQVAALQDRTARAQERVNRLRGRLGALAAAQYRAGGMDPTIRLMLSERPDTYLEKASALDRLGAGQARELRGLRAAQRSLEQQRRETVRKLAELEAGRKEVVRHKKDVQHKLATARRLLNALPKDARAAYARASRSDGRHEAVPDLRGAVPASGRAAAAVAAVRAAVGRPYAWGGNGPSAFDCSGLTQWAYGRAGVSLPRTSQAQRGAGRQVPLSQAQPGDLVIYRSDGSHVGMYVGNGHVVHAPYPGARVRYDPVGMMPISAVTRP; translated from the coding sequence GTGGCGTCCCACCGCCGTACCTCGCAGCAAGGCCGGACCACCCTCGCCTCGGTCACCGTGGTGTCGGCCGCCCTGACGGCCGCGGCCGCCGGGCTGTCGGCACCGCAGGCCGTTGCCGACCCCGCCGGCCGCACCGCCGCCCGCGACGCGGCGGCCTCGCGGGTCGACCGTCTCTACGAACAGGCGGAGCGGGCCACCGAGAAGTTCAACGGCGCGGACGCCCGGACCAAGAAGCTGCGCCGCCAGGTGGCGGCACTCCAGGACCGCACCGCCCGCGCCCAGGAGCGGGTCAACCGGCTGCGCGGCAGGCTGGGCGCGCTCGCGGCCGCCCAGTACCGGGCCGGCGGGATGGACCCCACCATCCGGCTGATGCTCTCCGAACGCCCCGACACCTACCTGGAGAAGGCCTCCGCCCTCGACCGGCTGGGCGCGGGCCAGGCCCGCGAGCTGCGCGGGCTGCGGGCCGCACAGCGCTCCCTGGAGCAGCAGCGCAGGGAGACCGTACGCAAGCTGGCGGAGCTGGAGGCCGGACGCAAGGAGGTCGTGCGCCACAAGAAGGACGTCCAGCACAAGCTGGCCACGGCGCGGCGGCTGCTGAACGCGCTGCCCAAGGACGCCAGGGCGGCCTACGCACGGGCTTCGCGGAGCGACGGGCGCCACGAGGCGGTCCCGGACCTGCGGGGGGCCGTACCGGCCTCCGGGCGGGCCGCGGCGGCCGTCGCCGCGGTGCGGGCCGCGGTCGGCCGACCCTACGCGTGGGGCGGCAACGGCCCCTCGGCCTTCGACTGCTCCGGACTCACCCAATGGGCCTACGGGCGGGCCGGCGTCTCCCTCCCGCGTACCTCACAGGCGCAGCGCGGCGCCGGCCGGCAAGTGCCCCTGAGTCAGGCGCAGCCCGGTGACCTGGTCATCTACCGTTCGGACGGCAGCCATGTCGGGATGTACGTCGGCAACGGCCACGTGGTCCACGCGCCCTATCCCGGCGCACGGGTCCGCTACGACCCCGTCGGGATGATGCCGATCTCCGCCGTCACCAGGCCCTGA
- a CDS encoding NlpC/P60 family protein: MASHRRPKQPSRTRVTVLTATAAAAVALSSQAAQADPHQSKKDVKSEVDKLYNEAEQATEKYDGVKEQQDKLQKEVDDLQDKVARGQGELNQMRKGLGAVASGQYRSGSIDPSVQLFLSGDPDTYLEKAATLDQLSGKQADQLKTVADKQRRLAQERAEASAKIKDLSETRKALGDKKDEIKGKLAEAQQLLNKMTAKERAAMQAEENRANRSNSRVNLGDDVPASQRGAAALAAAQSKIGSPYVWGATGPSSFDCSGLTSWAYQQAGQSLPRTSQAQANAGTRIASQSDLKPGDLVLFYSDLHHIGLYAGNGQVLHAPKPGASVRYEPMSNMEFAFGVRV; encoded by the coding sequence GTGGCGTCCCACCGTCGACCCAAGCAGCCGAGCCGTACTCGCGTGACCGTGCTCACCGCCACCGCCGCGGCGGCCGTCGCCCTTTCGTCCCAGGCCGCCCAGGCCGACCCTCACCAGTCGAAGAAGGACGTCAAGTCCGAGGTCGACAAGCTGTACAACGAGGCCGAGCAGGCCACCGAGAAGTACGACGGGGTCAAGGAGCAGCAGGACAAGCTCCAGAAAGAGGTCGACGACCTCCAGGACAAGGTCGCCCGCGGCCAGGGTGAGCTGAACCAGATGCGCAAGGGCCTCGGTGCCGTTGCCTCCGGCCAGTACCGCAGCGGCAGCATCGACCCCTCGGTCCAGCTGTTCCTCTCCGGCGACCCGGACACCTACCTCGAAAAGGCCGCCACGCTCGACCAGTTGAGCGGCAAGCAGGCCGATCAGCTCAAGACCGTCGCGGACAAGCAGCGCCGGCTCGCCCAGGAGCGCGCGGAGGCCTCGGCCAAGATCAAGGACCTCTCCGAGACCCGTAAGGCGCTCGGTGACAAGAAGGACGAGATCAAGGGCAAGCTGGCCGAGGCGCAGCAGCTGCTCAACAAGATGACGGCCAAGGAGCGGGCGGCCATGCAGGCCGAGGAGAACCGCGCCAACCGCAGCAACTCGCGGGTTAACCTCGGCGATGACGTGCCGGCCTCGCAGCGCGGTGCGGCCGCCCTCGCCGCCGCCCAGTCCAAGATAGGTTCGCCGTACGTCTGGGGCGCCACCGGCCCGTCGTCCTTCGACTGCTCGGGTCTGACCTCCTGGGCGTACCAGCAGGCCGGCCAGTCGCTGCCGCGTACCTCGCAGGCCCAGGCCAACGCCGGTACCCGGATCGCCTCGCAGAGCGACCTCAAGCCCGGCGATCTGGTGCTCTTCTACAGCGACCTGCACCACATCGGCCTCTACGCGGGCAACGGCCAGGTGCTGCACGCACCCAAGCCCGGCGCCTCCGTGCGCTACGAGCCCATGAGCAACATGGAGTTCGCGTTCGGCGTCCGGGTCTGA